The genomic interval TCAACGTCTTCCCGCGGACCCCTCTCGCGCGCCTCTTCGACACGATCGGCGACATCGAGGTGTACGCCCTCGTCGGCGAGAAGCTCGCCGAGAGGACCGGCGACCGTCGCTTCGCGGACTCTTGGAAGTTCGTGCGCGAGATGCGCGCCGACGCGTACCTCCAGAGAGTTCTCGACCACTCGTCGAACACGAAGGGATACCGGATCGCGGATCTCGAAGCGAAGGCGAAGGACGGAATCCCCGCCCTTATGATGAACCGGACTTATCCGAAGGCGGTCGGGTACGAGCAGACCGCCGACTCCCGCCCCTGGTTCACGAAGACCGGGCGCCTCGAGTTCTACCGCGAGGAAGACGAGTTCATCGAGGCGGGCGAGAACCTCCCGGTCCACCGCGAGCCGATCGACTCGACCTTCTACGAGCCGAACGTGATCGTCGGGCCGGAGCACGAGGCGTTCCGCCACGCGGGTCCGGGCGACTACGGCGTCGAGGAGAGCGATCTCTCCTGCGAGGTGCGGCAGGGGAGAAACGTGCGAAGAACCTGGGCCGAAACGAAAGCGACCGCGCACCCGCTCGCGAAGGATGGTTATCGGTTCATCTTTCACACTCCGAAGTACCGTCACGGCGCCCACACGACGCCGATCGACACGGACATCGTCTCGATCCTGTTCGGGCCCTTCGGCGACATCTACCGGCACGACAAGCGCGCCCCGTGGGTGTCGGAGGGATACGTCGACATTCATCCGGACGACGCCCGGGCGCTTCGGATCGAGGACGGCGACTACGTCTGGATCGATTCCGATCCGTCCGACCGCCCGTTCCGCGGCTGGCAGAAGAACGCGGCCGACTACAAGTTCGCGCGCCTTTTCTGCCGCGCGCGGTACTACCCGGGGACGCCGCGCGGCGTGACCCGCATGTGGTTCAACATGTACGGCGCGACGCCCGGTTCGGTCGAGGGACAGGAGACGCGCGCGGACGGCCTCGCGCGGAACCCGCGCACGAACTACCAGGCGATGTTCCGCTCCGGCTCGCACCAGTCGGCGACGCGGGGATGGTTGAAGCCGACCTTGATGACCGACTCGCTCGTGCGGAAGGGGCTCTTCGGCCAGGAGATCGGAAAGGGCTTCCTCCCCGACGTCCACTGCCCCACGGGGGCGCCGCGCGAGGCGATCGTTCGGATCGAGCGCGCGGAGCCCGGGGGGATCGGCGGCGCGGGGCTCTGGCGGCCGGCGGCGGAGGGGCTCCGGCCCCGATATGAAACCGAAGGGATGAAACGCTATCTCGCGGGCGCCTTCGCGGAGCGAGCGGAGCGGAAGGGAGGGAGAGAGTAATGGCGCGCGTTCGGAATTGGCAGATCGGGAGGGAGATGTCCTACTGGTATCCCGAGTCGCGCCCGAAGAAGCAGTTCGCGGCTGTTTTCGACATCAACAAATGCATCGCGTGCCAGACGTGCACGCTCGCCTGCAAGACGACCTGGACCTCGGGGAAGGGCCAGGAGTACATGCTCTGGAACAACGTCGAGTCGAAGCCGTACGGGTTCTATCCGCTCGCCTGGGACGTCCGGCTTCTCGAGGCGCTCGGCCGGCAAACGTGGGAAGGTCGGACGTACGCCGGGCGCACGATCTTCGAGGCAGCGCCGGCGGGGGAACGGGCGCTCGGATGGAGGCCGGACGATCTCGACTACGCGAGCCCCAACGTCGGCGAGGACGATTGCGCGGGGATGATCGAGAACGGCGCCGATCTCTCCGTTCCGCACGCGGCGTGGTTCTACTACCTCGCGCGCATCTGCAACCACTGCACCTACCCCGCATGTCTCGCCTCCTGCCCGCGCGGATCGATCTACAAACGCCCCGAGGACGGGATCGTGCTCGTTGATCAAAGCCGATGCCGCGGATACCGGGAGTGCGTGAAGGCGTGCCCGTACAAGAAGGTCTTCTACAATCCGATGACGGGAACCTCGGAAAAGTGCATCGCGTGCTTTCCGAAGATCGAGACCGGGGAGCAGCCGCAGTGCTTCGTGAGCTGCATCGGAAAGATCCGGATGGCCGGATGGATCTCGGCCCCCGAGGCCGCGCGCGAGGAGAATCCGATCGACTATCTCGTTCATATGCGAAGAATCGCGCTCCCGCTCTTTCCGCAACTCGGGCTCGAATCGAACGTGTACTACATCCCGCCGGTACACGTGCCTCTTCCGTTCCTCGAGCAGATGTTCGGACCCGGCGCGGGAGCGGCGGTCGAAACCTACCGCGCCGCGGCGAGCGATTCCGACCTCGCCGGGCTTCTCTGTCTCTTCGGCTCGAGCCCGCGAGTGATGCCGAGATGGAAACGGTCGGGGAGCTTCGTGCTCGGGCTCGACGAAGACGGGCGCGAGATCGTCCGCGTGCCGCTCCGCGAGCCGGTTCACGTGCGGGCCGCCTTCGACGCAGCGCGCGGCGTCGCGCGCACGAACGTGCCGTAGGAGGAGGATGATGCGGAAAATATTGAAGTATGGAGCCGCCGTTGCTCTCCCGGGGCTTCTTCTCTTCTCCTGCGGAGAGCGCGACGCCGCGCCGACGAGCGAGGTCGTCGCGGCGCGCGTTTCTCATGTCACAGAAGACCCGACGGACGCGGCGTGGAAGAACGTCCCCGCCTTTCGCGCCGACTTGATCCTCCAGGATCTCGTCGAGCCGCGGCTTCTCGTTCCGTCGACGGCGAGCGTGGAGGTCCGCGCGATGACCGACGGAAGCTGGATCGCGTTTCGTCTCGCGTGGAGCGACTCGACGGCCGACGATCTTCCGGGATCCGCGCGCTTTTCGGACGCGTGCGCGGTGCAGTTCCCGGCAGCGACGGGGCCCGATCTTCCCGCGCCGCAGATGGGCGAGGCGGACCGCGCGGTCGAGATCGCGTACTGGCGCGCCTCGTGGCAGGCGAGCGTGAACGGACGACCGGACGAGATCCGATCCCTCTACCCGAACGCGCATCCGGATCACTATCCGTTCGAAGCGACGTCACTCGCGCCCGGGTCGGAGGTTGCGAGAGAAGCCGAGCTTCGCTACGCGCCCGCGCGCGCGCTCGAGAACCCGATGGAGGGGCCCCGGGAGCGCGCCGTCGAGGACCTCGTCGCGGATGGGCCCGGCACTCTTCGGAGCGCGGCGGAGAAACGAGCGACCGGCTCCGGAGTGCGCACGGAGATCGGATGGGCGGTCGTGATCGCGCGACCGGCGCCCGCCGGGTTCGCCGATCGAGGACGCGGCACGATCGCCTTCGCGGTATGGGACGGAGCGAGAGACGAGACCGGATCGCGGAAGATGCGCACCGGTTGGGTTTCGCTCGTGCTTCGGGAGACGCCGTGAACGGGACGCATGATTCGAAACGCGCCCTCCTCAACGCGGCCGCCTGGCGCCTCGCGTCGGCTCTCTTCGAGCGACCGAAGCGAGGTTGGAGCGAGGAAATCGCATCGCTCGCGGGGGAGATCGACGACCCCGATCTTCGACGAGCGGCGCGCGAAGCGGAGGGAGCGACCGAGGGTCTCTACCTCGCGCTCCTCGGACCGGGCGGTCCGGTCTCGCCGCGAGAGATCGCCTATCGGCCGCTTGAGGACCCGGCGTGTGTTCTCGCGGATCTCACCGCCGCGTACGAAGCGTTCGCGTACAAGCCGGCGGCGGAGGATCCGATCGATCACATCGCGGTGGAGGCCGGGTTCGCCGGTTACTTAACTCTAAAAGCATCGTACGCCCGCGCGCTCTCCGACGAGGAAGCGGCTTCCGTGACGGAAGAAGCGCTCGCGGGATTCCTGCGGGAGCATCTCGATCCCTTCGCGCGCTCCCTCGCCGAGCGCCTCGCCGGGAGCGGAACGTATCTCGAGAAGGCCGCGCGGGCGCTCGCCGCGCGCGCCGCGCGGGAGCGTCCCGTGGCGCCGGACGCCGAGAGGAGTCCCCGCCCTTGAGCGAACCCGCGAACGCGCACCTCGAGTCGAGACCGATCCTCGGGGGCATTCTGATCGGCGGGCGAAGCGTCCGCATGGGCCGCCCGAAGCATCTCTTTCGATGGAACGGGCGCTCGTTCCTCGAGCACGTCGTCGAGGCAATGAGGCCGCACGCGCAGGAGATCGTTCTCCTCGGCGAGGGGGAGATCCCTCCCGAGTGCGCGGGGCTCGCGCGTCTTTCGGATGCGGCCGGCGCCGAGGGTCCGATCGCGGGGATCCTCTCCGCGCTCCGCTCGAACCCCGAGGCCGCGTGGGTGATCGCTCCTTGCGATCTCCCTCTCCTCACCGCGCGCGCGGTCGGATGGCTCCTCGAAGAGAGAAGCCCCGAACGATGGGTGGTTCTTCCCGTGAACGCGGCCGGACGGGCCGAACCGCTCGCGGCGGTCTACGAACCGGAGGCGGCGGCGCTCGTCGAGCGCGCGATCCGCTCCGGACGCTCGGCGCCGCGCGTGCTCGCCGAGGATCGGCGCGTGCACACGCCCCTCATCCCCCCCAAGCTCGCGCGCGCGTTCCGCGACATCGACACGCCCGAGGATCTCGCCGCGCTCGGGTGAGCCGCGCCCATTCGGGTCGGGGAATTCCTTCCTCCATCAAGAATCTCTCTCATCCGAACGGCGCCTCGGGCGGAGGTCCGTTCGGGGGGAAACGGAACAGGTTCGAAGGGGCTTTCTTCGGCGGATCCCCGCGAAGAAATCGCCGGCCTTGGTCGTCCTCTTCCCCCTGCAGGGTTCCTCGCGGGATGCCGAAAAGGAGAGAAGGAGGGGAAGACCGTATGGATCGAGAAGAGCGCGAGCCCGCCGTGACCGATCGAACTGGAAAAGAGAGCGAAGAGACGATGACCGGCGGCTCCCTGTCGCAGGGAGACGAGAGAGAAGCGGGGAGGTTGTGCTCGCGAGGCACGTCCTGCGACGACCGCCTCCGCGCGATCTTCGAAGCGTCGGCGGACGGGATCGCTCTTCTCGATCCTTCCGGGGCCATCGTCGAGATGAACCGATCGGCATGCCGGTTGCTCGGCTTCGGCTCGCCCGAGGAGATCATCTCCACCTCCCCCTCTGCGTTCGACCTCGTCGTTCCCGAGGAGAGGCACCGAGTGATCGCGGAGTTCGCGCGGACCGTGAGGGACGAGATCGTGAGGGGCGTCCGGCTTCGGGTTCGGCGGCGCGACGGCTCCCCGTTCGAAGCCGAGTGGAGCGGGGCGGTTCAGAGGGACAAGAACGGCCGGAAGAATGGAGTCGTCTTTGTCTTTCGGGATATCAGCGATCGCGCGCGCGCGGAGAGCGCGCTCACCGAGTCGGAAGAGACGTATCGCTCGATCTTTCGCTCGGCGAACGACGCGATCTTCGTCCACGACGCCGAAACCGGCGCGATTCTCGACGTCAATGAGAAGACCGTCGAGCTTTTCGGTTGGTCCGCCGACGAGATCCTCGCCCTACAGGTCGTCGACCTGAGCTCCGGAGAACCGCCCTACACGCAGGAGGAAGCGAAGAAGAAGGTTCGTGCGGCCGCCGCCGGGGAGCCGCAGATCTTCGAGTGGCGATCCAAGAAGAAGAGCGGGGAGTTCTTCTGGGCGGAAGTGAACCTGAAGCAAGCGACGATCCGGGGGAAGCCCCGGATTCTCGCGCTCGTTCGCGACATCACGGATCGAAAGCGCTCAGAGGAAGAGCGGCGGCGGACGGAAAGGCTGCTCAGGGATTTCATGGACCACTCCCCCACGTTCTTCTGGGCGAAGGATCTCCGCGGAAGGCTCACGATGGCGAACCAGGCGGTCGCGGATCTCTTCCGTCGGAGCCCGGAGGAACTCGTCGGCCTGACGGCGCGGGATCTCTTCCCAGCGAATTCGAAGCTGGTCGCGGAAATGGAAGAACAGGACCTTCGCGTCGTGGAGACCGGAGAAGCCCTCTCGCTCGAGGAGAGCGTTGTTCTCGGAGAAGCGGAGCGCCGCGTCTTGATCTGGAAGTTCCCGCTCCGCGACGCCGAGGGAGCCCTCGCGGGGATCGGCGCGGCGGGGCTGGACGTCACGGAGCAGAGAGAACTCGAGGAGCGGCTCCGGCAGTCGCAGAAGCTGGAGGCGATCGGGACGTTCGCCGGAGGGATCGCTCACGACTTCAACAACATCATCTACTCGATTCTCGGGTTCACCGAGCTCGCGATGGACCATACGGAAAAGGGGAGCCGGCCGTTCCGCTGTCTCGAACAAGTGCGCGAGGCCGGGGCCCGGGCGAGCGACCTCGTCGCGCAGATTCTCGAGTTCAGCAGGACGCGGGAGACGGAGCGAACTCCCTTGCGGCTTCAACGGATGATCCACGAAGCGCTTCGTCTCGCCGAAGGGAGCCGTCCTCCCCGGGTCGAGGTGCGAACGATGCTCGACCCGAATTGCGGCGAAGTGCTCGCCGATCCGACCGAGATCCACCAGGTGCTCCTCAACCTCGTCGCGAACGCTTTCCACGCGATGGGGGAGCGGGGCGGAACGCTGGCGATCCGGCTCGAGGAGTACTTCGCCGGCGGAGCCGGCGGTCCGCGGGGGGCGGGCCTCGATCACGGGAGCTATGCCCGCCTCACGGTCGAGGACACGGGACACGGGATGGACCCCTCGACGGTGCGGCGGATCTTCGAACCTTACTTTACGACGAAAGGAGTGGGCGAGGGGACCGGGCTCGGCCTCGCCACCGTTCACGGAATCGTGCGCGCGATGGGCGGCGCGATCTTCGTCGAGAGCGAGATCGGGCGCGGGACGCGGTTCGATGTCTATCTTCCGCTCGTCTCCGATGCGCCCGCGCGCGATCGGGAGACGGCGAACGACAAAGGGGAGGCGGAACGTGGCGCGCATACTGGTCGTGGATGACGACGAGCAGATCCGCACGATGCTCGTCATGACTCTCGAGGAAGCCGGCTACGAGGCGGACGAGGCCGCCGACGGAAGGGCCGCGATTCGCAAGCAGCGGGAGAAACCCGCGGACCTCGTGATCACGGACCTCATCATGCCGGAGAAGGAAGGACTGGAGACGATCATGGACCTCCGGAAGGAGTGGCCTTCGACCAAGATCATCGCGATCTCGGGGGGCGGAAGGGCCGTCCCGGGGGACTACCTCCTCCACGCGAGGCATCTCGGAGCGGCGCGGGTCTTTCGGAAGCCGATCGAGAGAAGCGAGCTGCTCGGGGCGGTCCGCGAGCTTCTCGGCGAAGGAGCGAGCCTTACGAAGGGACGGCGCTCCGTATGACCGCGCCCCCGAGAAGACGCTCGCCCCTGTAGAAGACGGCCGACTGCCCGGGAGTCACCGCGCGCTGCGGCTCCTCGAACAGGACCACGACCGATCCATCCGAGCCGCGGCGGGCGGACGCCGCGGCCGCCGCGTGCCGGGAGCGGATCTTCACCTCGATCCTCCCCTCGAAGACCTCGTTCTCGGAGACGAGAAGGTTTTCGTCCCCCGCGACCAGTCCGGACGCGTAGAGATCTCCCTCGGTCCCGAGGCGGACGCGGTTCTTTTGGATATCAACCTCCGTGACGTAAAGCCGCTCGCCCCCAGCGACGCCGAGCCCCTTCCGCTGCCCCACCGTATAGCGCGCCGCTCCCTCGTGCGTCCCGAGCCTCCGTCCTTCTCGATCGAGGATCTCTCCCTCGCGCTGAACACCGAGGAAGCCGGCGAGGTCCCCGCCGGGAAGGAAGCAGATGTCCTGGCTCTCCTCCTTGTCGGCGACGGAAAGACCGGCCCGCTCCGCGACGCGGCGCACCTCTTTCTTCAAGAGCCCTCCGAGCGGGAACGCGAGGGTGAATAGATCCGCCGCGCCGATCCCCCAGAGCACGTACGACTGGTCTTTCTCCCGGTCGCGCGCGCGAAGAATCGCCGGCCCGCCTTCCTCCTCAACGAGGCGCGCGTAGTGCCCGGTCGCGAGAAACGAAAACCCCGCCCTTCGCACCCGGGCGAGGAGGGCGCGGAAGCGGACCCTCCGATTACACTCGACGCACGGGTTCGGCGTGCGGCCGGCGAGGTACTCGCTCCGGAACGGCTCGATCACCTCCGAACGGAAGATCTCCTCGAAATCCCACACGTGGTGCGGGGTCCCGAGGCGGACGGCGACGGCGGCGGCGTCCTCGATCGCTTCGAGCGAGCAGCAGGAGCGGTCGCCTTCGAGATCGGGATGCTCCGACGCACAGAAGAGCTTCAGCGTGACGCCGGCGACGGAGCAGCCTCTTTCCTTGAGGAGTAAAGCGGCGACCGAGCTGTCGACGCCGCCGCTCATCGCGACCGCGACGCGCGCCCCCGGCGGGGGGAGAAGCTCCGTCACGGCGCTCCCTTCCCGCGGAGATCCCGCACGACGGAGGCGAGGCTCTCGACAAGACGATCGACATCCGCTTCGGTGTTCCTGAGGCCGAAGCCGATCCGAATCCCGCCGAGCGCGAGGGGGCGCGGGATTCCCATCGCGAGAAGAACCGGCGACGGCTCGGGCGATCCGGAGTGGCACGCGGATCCGGTCGAGATCTCGATGGCGAGACGGTCGAGCGCTTCCGCGACCGCGCCCCCCGAGACCCCCTCGATGAGGAGGTAGCTCGTGCCGGGGATTCTCGCCCGGCCGCGCCCGAGAGGGGTGACGCCGTCCAAGCGCCTTTCGATCGCGCGCTCGAAACGATCGCGCATCCCCAAGATCCGCCTCTCCTCCGCCTCGCGAGTGCGCATCGCGCATTCGAGAGCGACCGCAAGACCGACCGCGAGCGCGACGCTTTCCGTGCCGGGCCGCCTCCCCTTCTCCTGGCCGCCCCCGACGAGCACAGGCCGGAGCGGGACGCCCTCCCGGACGAGAAGCGCCGCGATTCCTTTCGGGCCGTAGATCTTGTGACCGACGATCGTGACGAGATCGAACGGGTCCTCGCGAAGGTCGATCGGGAGCTTCCCCGCGGTCTGCGCGGCGTCGGTGTGGAAAAGGACGCCGCGCGCGCGGCAGAGGCGCCCGACTTCCCTCACCGGCTGAAGGATCCCCGTCTCGTTCTGGCCGTGGATGAGCGAGGCGATCCTTGCGTCCGGGACAAGGGCCTCCGCGAACTCGTCCGGATCGACGGCGCCGTCTCCGCGGACCGGAACGCGCCGCGCCGCGAATCCTTCCTCCTCGAGAAGGCGCGCCGGTTCCTCGACGGCCGGATGTTCGATGTTTGAAAGAACGACGGTCCCGCGGCCGAGCGCGCGCGCTGCGCCGGAGAGCGCGAGGTTGTCCGCCTCGGTGCCGCTCCCCGTGAAGACGACCCCGCTCGCCTCCGCGCCGAAGAGGGCGGCGATCCGCTCCCGCGCCCCCTCGAGCGTCGCCCGCGCCTCTCTTCCGCTCGCGTACGGGCTGGACGGGTTCCCTCCCCAGCGCGCGAGCGCCTCGGTCATCGCCTCGACCACCTCCGGCCGCGCCGGAGTCGTGGCGTTATGATCGACATAGAGCCTGTTCATTGGGCACCTCGCTCAAAAGGCAACGCGGGCCGACCCGCCCGCGCGCACGAACCCTCTCTCCTCCCACACTTCACTCACTCGAAAGCCCGGGTTCCGCACTCGGTTCCGTCACGAGGACGCGGAGCGAGGGGCCGAGAGGCCGACTCGGACGAGCCGATCCCGGAGGCGTAGCCTGAGCTACGTCGAGGAATCGGCGACGGAGAGGAGGCTTCGCAGGCCGGGATCCGCGACCGCAGTAGGAAACGAGTGCGGAATCCGGGCTAGATTTCTTCCAGCTTTTCGTACTCTTCCCGTTCCTTCTTCTTCTTCTCGCGCTCGATCAGCTGGTCCTGACGCACGACCTCTCGCTTCGCGTATTCGGACCAGATCGGGTCGCCGAGCGAGGACGCTCGCTGGAATTTCTGCTTCGCCTGCTCGTACATCGCCTGCCGCTCGAGGATCCTCCCCCACACGCACCAACCGCGCGCGTTCTGCTCGTCGAGCTCGATCCCCTTCTGCACGTTCCGGAGCGCCTCGTCGTACTTGCCGATCTTCGCGGAAGCCTGGAGGTCGGAGAGCCGCACGAGGGCGTCGGCGTCGGACGGGTTCTTCTTCACGACCTCTTGGTAGGTGGAGGTGGCGGCGGTCGTGTCCCCTTCGAGGAGCTGCACAACGGCGTAGTTCTTGAGGTATGCGGTGTTGTCCGGTTCGAGCTCGGAGAGCGCCCGGAAGAGATCCCTCGCGGCGGCGTAGTCCCCCTTCTCGGCGGAGAGCTGCGCGACGGAGAGCATCAGCCTTTGGTTGGTCGGCTCCTTCTCGAGCATCTCCTTCTGCGCCGCGTAGAGATCCTCCGTTCTCCCGAGCTTCTTGTAGACGACCGTGAGCCGCTGGCGATAGTCGTCGTTCCCCGGATCGAGCTCCGACGCCTTCTCGTACGCGCCCTGCGCCCCTTCCCAGTCCTCGATAAGCTCGCGATAGTAGCCCTTTTCGTAGTAGAGCTTCGGATCCTCGGGGCTCAGCGCCACCGCCTTGTCGATCTCTCCGGCGGCCGCCCGGTGATCCCCCCTGTCGCTGTAGACCGCCGCGAGACGCGCGAACCCTTCCGGGTCGTCCGAAAACTTTTGCGTATAACCCTTGAAGAGCTCAAGCGCTTCGTCGGCCCTTCCCTGCCTGGAGACGGCGAAGGCGAGCAGCGTGTTCGCCTCGCGCGAGTCGGGCTTGATCTCGATCACCTCGCGATACGCCTGCTCGGCTTGCGGATAGAGCTCGCTGTCGAGATACTGGCGCCCGCTGTTCATGAGGCGCGCGGCCTTCGTCTCCGGATCGACGGTGACGTCCCGCTCGTAGACGATCACGTCCTCTTGGGTCTGGCACGAGAGGCCGGCCGCGGCGAGTAGGCCCGCCAATACCCACGGGATCCAAGCTCTCCGACCCCGGTCGTTCATGGTCTTCTACCTCCTCCGAACCCCTCGCTTGTTGACACACGCGCGCGGGGGATGCGGTTTCACTCTACCGGCGGGCCCGCGGGGCGTCAACGCCCCTGCTCACGCCTCACCCGGTCGATGTTCCTGCGGGATTCGACGGCGAGACGGTGCTGGGGCGAGAGAGCCATCACGTGCTCCCACTCTCGCACCGCCTCCTTATAGATGCCCGTCTTGGCGAACAGCACGCCGAGCCCGAAATGGGCCTCCAAGCAACGCTCGTCCAGGGCGAGCGCCTGGCGGTACGCGCCCATCGCGCCGGAGACGGACGTCTTCTCGTTCTCGTCTCCGGAGAGGAAATCGCCGTAGTACGCAAAGAGAACCGGGTCGTCCGGCGTCTGCTTGATCCGCTCCCGGTAGACCGCGTCCGCCTCCTCGCGGCGCCCCGCCCCCTCGAGCACGAACGTCATGTTGACGAAAACCCGGAAGTCGCCTCCCGCCGCGAGCGAGCGCCGGTAGGCGTCGACCGCCTCCTCGATCATCTCGGCATCGTGGTACGCGTTGCCGAGCCGGAAGAGAACCTCGGCGGAGTCCTCCTCCGTTCCGAGCAGGGCGAGGTAGGCATCGATCTTCTCCAGCGGGGGTCGGCCTTCGATGTTCCCCAAGTCCTTCGAGCCGGCCGTCGCCGCAAGAAACAAGAGCGCGCCCGCCGCGATCCATCGGGTGTTCGAGTGCATGGTTCCTTCCAGTCCTTCTCTCGGTTGCAGACCGCAACAGGTTCTACCGCAATGAGTTAAAGCCTATGCCATTCCCTGCGGCGTGTCAACCCGAAAGGATCCGGAGAGTGAGCGCGCCCGACGCGGCCAGGGCGAGGCAGTACCAACCGAAGCGATGGATCCGGCCCCCGAGCACGACCCGAACCAGGTACCGGAGCGCGAGATAGCCGGAGAGCATCGCGACCGCGGTTCCAAGAAGAGCCGGGAGGAAGACCGCGGTCTCCCCCTCCCCTCCCGGAAGGTCCCGCGCGGTCAAGAGAGCCGCCCCGAGGATGGCGGGGACCGAAACCAGGAAGGAGAACTCGGCCGCATCCTTCCGGCGAACGCCGAGGAAGAAAGCCGCCGCGATCGTCGCTCCCGACCGGGAGATCCCCGGGAGGATCGCGATCGCTTGCGCGACGCCGATGAGAAAGGCGATCCGGATCGTGACGCTTCTCCCCTTCTCGGGGGCGAAGCGGGTCGCGAGCAGAAAGAGGCCTGTTGCCCCGAGAGCGAGAAGGGTCGGGCCCGGCCTCTCGAAGAGCCCTTCGATCGGGTTCTTGAGGAGGATGCCGACGACGCCCGCCGGAACGAGACCGACGAGAATCGCGAGGCGGTAGGCGTTCGTCTCGCGATCAAAACGCGGGCGAAGAAGGTCGGCGACTTTGCTTCGATAATAGAAAATGACGACCAATGACGTTCCGACATGAAGCATCACCTCGAGGAGGATTCCTTCCGCGCGGAGGCCGAGAAGCGCTTGGGCGAGCACCAAATGCCCCGAGCTCGAAACGG from Candidatus Eisenbacteria bacterium carries:
- a CDS encoding dehydrogenase, producing MARVRNWQIGREMSYWYPESRPKKQFAAVFDINKCIACQTCTLACKTTWTSGKGQEYMLWNNVESKPYGFYPLAWDVRLLEALGRQTWEGRTYAGRTIFEAAPAGERALGWRPDDLDYASPNVGEDDCAGMIENGADLSVPHAAWFYYLARICNHCTYPACLASCPRGSIYKRPEDGIVLVDQSRCRGYRECVKACPYKKVFYNPMTGTSEKCIACFPKIETGEQPQCFVSCIGKIRMAGWISAPEAAREENPIDYLVHMRRIALPLFPQLGLESNVYYIPPVHVPLPFLEQMFGPGAGAAVETYRAAASDSDLAGLLCLFGSSPRVMPRWKRSGSFVLGLDEDGREIVRVPLREPVHVRAAFDAARGVARTNVP
- a CDS encoding molecular chaperone TorD family protein gives rise to the protein MNGTHDSKRALLNAAAWRLASALFERPKRGWSEEIASLAGEIDDPDLRRAAREAEGATEGLYLALLGPGGPVSPREIAYRPLEDPACVLADLTAAYEAFAYKPAAEDPIDHIAVEAGFAGYLTLKASYARALSDEEAASVTEEALAGFLREHLDPFARSLAERLAGSGTYLEKAARALAARAARERPVAPDAERSPRP
- a CDS encoding molybdenum cofactor guanylyltransferase — protein: MSEPANAHLESRPILGGILIGGRSVRMGRPKHLFRWNGRSFLEHVVEAMRPHAQEIVLLGEGEIPPECAGLARLSDAAGAEGPIAGILSALRSNPEAAWVIAPCDLPLLTARAVGWLLEERSPERWVVLPVNAAGRAEPLAAVYEPEAAALVERAIRSGRSAPRVLAEDRRVHTPLIPPKLARAFRDIDTPEDLAALG
- a CDS encoding PAS domain S-box protein, with the protein product MDREEREPAVTDRTGKESEETMTGGSLSQGDEREAGRLCSRGTSCDDRLRAIFEASADGIALLDPSGAIVEMNRSACRLLGFGSPEEIISTSPSAFDLVVPEERHRVIAEFARTVRDEIVRGVRLRVRRRDGSPFEAEWSGAVQRDKNGRKNGVVFVFRDISDRARAESALTESEETYRSIFRSANDAIFVHDAETGAILDVNEKTVELFGWSADEILALQVVDLSSGEPPYTQEEAKKKVRAAAAGEPQIFEWRSKKKSGEFFWAEVNLKQATIRGKPRILALVRDITDRKRSEEERRRTERLLRDFMDHSPTFFWAKDLRGRLTMANQAVADLFRRSPEELVGLTARDLFPANSKLVAEMEEQDLRVVETGEALSLEESVVLGEAERRVLIWKFPLRDAEGALAGIGAAGLDVTEQRELEERLRQSQKLEAIGTFAGGIAHDFNNIIYSILGFTELAMDHTEKGSRPFRCLEQVREAGARASDLVAQILEFSRTRETERTPLRLQRMIHEALRLAEGSRPPRVEVRTMLDPNCGEVLADPTEIHQVLLNLVANAFHAMGERGGTLAIRLEEYFAGGAGGPRGAGLDHGSYARLTVEDTGHGMDPSTVRRIFEPYFTTKGVGEGTGLGLATVHGIVRAMGGAIFVESEIGRGTRFDVYLPLVSDAPARDRETANDKGEAERGAHTGRG
- a CDS encoding response regulator; translation: MRPRAIGRRRTTKGRRNVARILVVDDDEQIRTMLVMTLEEAGYEADEAADGRAAIRKQREKPADLVITDLIMPEKEGLETIMDLRKEWPSTKIIAISGGGRAVPGDYLLHARHLGAARVFRKPIERSELLGAVRELLGEGASLTKGRRSV
- the mnmA gene encoding tRNA 2-thiouridine(34) synthase MnmA translates to MSGGVDSSVAALLLKERGCSVAGVTLKLFCASEHPDLEGDRSCCSLEAIEDAAAVAVRLGTPHHVWDFEEIFRSEVIEPFRSEYLAGRTPNPCVECNRRVRFRALLARVRRAGFSFLATGHYARLVEEEGGPAILRARDREKDQSYVLWGIGAADLFTLAFPLGGLLKKEVRRVAERAGLSVADKEESQDICFLPGGDLAGFLGVQREGEILDREGRRLGTHEGAARYTVGQRKGLGVAGGERLYVTEVDIQKNRVRLGTEGDLYASGLVAGDENLLVSENEVFEGRIEVKIRSRHAAAAASARRGSDGSVVVLFEEPQRAVTPGQSAVFYRGERLLGGAVIRSAVPS
- a CDS encoding cysteine desulfurase, producing the protein MNRLYVDHNATTPARPEVVEAMTEALARWGGNPSSPYASGREARATLEGARERIAALFGAEASGVVFTGSGTEADNLALSGAARALGRGTVVLSNIEHPAVEEPARLLEEEGFAARRVPVRGDGAVDPDEFAEALVPDARIASLIHGQNETGILQPVREVGRLCRARGVLFHTDAAQTAGKLPIDLREDPFDLVTIVGHKIYGPKGIAALLVREGVPLRPVLVGGGQEKGRRPGTESVALAVGLAVALECAMRTREAEERRILGMRDRFERAIERRLDGVTPLGRGRARIPGTSYLLIEGVSGGAVAEALDRLAIEISTGSACHSGSPEPSPVLLAMGIPRPLALGGIRIGFGLRNTEADVDRLVESLASVVRDLRGKGAP
- a CDS encoding tetratricopeptide repeat protein; this encodes MNDRGRRAWIPWVLAGLLAAAGLSCQTQEDVIVYERDVTVDPETKAARLMNSGRQYLDSELYPQAEQAYREVIEIKPDSREANTLLAFAVSRQGRADEALELFKGYTQKFSDDPEGFARLAAVYSDRGDHRAAAGEIDKAVALSPEDPKLYYEKGYYRELIEDWEGAQGAYEKASELDPGNDDYRQRLTVVYKKLGRTEDLYAAQKEMLEKEPTNQRLMLSVAQLSAEKGDYAAARDLFRALSELEPDNTAYLKNYAVVQLLEGDTTAATSTYQEVVKKNPSDADALVRLSDLQASAKIGKYDEALRNVQKGIELDEQNARGWCVWGRILERQAMYEQAKQKFQRASSLGDPIWSEYAKREVVRQDQLIEREKKKKEREEYEKLEEI
- a CDS encoding tetratricopeptide repeat protein, with the translated sequence MHSNTRWIAAGALLFLAATAGSKDLGNIEGRPPLEKIDAYLALLGTEEDSAEVLFRLGNAYHDAEMIEEAVDAYRRSLAAGGDFRVFVNMTFVLEGAGRREEADAVYRERIKQTPDDPVLFAYYGDFLSGDENEKTSVSGAMGAYRQALALDERCLEAHFGLGVLFAKTGIYKEAVREWEHVMALSPQHRLAVESRRNIDRVRREQGR